A DNA window from Daucus carota subsp. sativus chromosome 3, DH1 v3.0, whole genome shotgun sequence contains the following coding sequences:
- the LOC108215264 gene encoding uridine/cytidine kinase UKL1, chloroplastic isoform X1: MREETKSIDYAMEAASGPHFSGLRLDVLRSSPSSSPRSNPIQAISSSTTSLPTSQPFIIGVSGGTASGKTTVCDMIIQQLHDHRVVLVNQDSFYRGLTPEESKRVHEYNFDHPDAFDTEQLLECVEKLKLGQSVHVPIYDFKIHRKSEDSFRQVNVSDVIILEGILVFHDQRVRNLMNMKIFVDTDADVRLARRIRRDTVERGRDVNSVLEQYAKFVKPAFDDFILPSKKYADVIIPRGGDNHVAIDLIVQHIHTKLGQHELCKIYPNVYVIQSTFQIRGMHTLIRDQEISTTDFVFYSDRLIRLVVEHGLGHLPFTEKQVVTPTGSVYTGVDFCKKLCGVSIVRSGESMENAVRACCKGIKIGKILIHRDGDNGKQLIYEKLPKDISERHVLLLDPVLATGNSANQAIELLIQKGVPESHIIFLNLISAPEGIHCVSKRFPALKIVTSEIDVALNEEFRVIPGMGEFGDRYFGTDD, encoded by the exons ATGCGGGAAGAAACCAAATCTATCGATTACGCCATGGAAGCGGCGTCCGGTCCTCACTTTTCTGGCCTCCGTCTCGATGTTCTCCGATCATCTCCCTCTTCTTCGCCTCGTTCCAATCCAATTCAAGCCATTTCTTCTTCCACTACTTCCTTGCCTACTTCACAGCCCTTCATTATTG GAGTTTCTGGTGGTACGGCTTCCGGCAAAACAACTGTGTGTGATATGATTATCCAACAGCTACATGATCATCGAGTCGTGCTCGTTAATCAG GACTCTTTTTACCGTGGCTTGACACCAGAAGAATCAAAACGTGTGCACGAGTATAATTTTGATCATCCAG ATGCATTTGACACAGAGCAGCTTTTAGAGTGTGTTGAGAAGCTCAAACTTGGACAGTCTGTACATGTTCCGATATATGACTTTAAGATACATCGCAAGTCTGAAGATTCTTTCCGGCAG GTAAATGTGTCAGATGTAATTATATTGGAAGGGATATTGGTATTCCATGACCAGCGTGTTCGTAACTTGATGAATATGAAGATTTTTGTTGACACAG ATGCTGATGTGAGGCTTGCTCGTAGAATACGGCGGGACACTGTTGAGAGGGGTAGGGATGTTAACTCTGTTCTTGAACAG TATGCAAAATTTGTGAAGCCTGCTTTTGATGATTTTATTCTGCCATCAAAAAAGTACGCTGATGTAATTATTCCCCGTGGAGGTGATAACCATGTTGCGATTGATTTGATTGTTCAACATATCCACACAAAGCTTGGACAGCATGAACTGTGCAAAATTTATCCCAATGTATATGTTATTCAGTCAACATTCCAG ATTAGAGGCATGCATACCCTGATTCGGGATCAGGAGATATCAACCACTGATTTTGTATTCTACTCAGATCGGCTTATACGCCTG GTTGTGGAGCATGGCCTTGGTCACTTACCCTTTACCGAGAAACAAGTGGTCACTCCCACTG GCTCAGTATATACTGGAGTTGATTTTTGCAAAAAATTATGCGGAGTCTCGATTGTTAGAAG TGGTGAAAGCATGGAGAATGCTGTGCGTGCTTGTTGCAAAGGAATAAAGATTGGGAAAATTCTAATCCATCGTGATGGTGATAACGGGAAACAG CTTATATATGAAAAACTTCCAAAAGATATTTCAGAACGACATGTCCTGCTCTTGGATCCAGTTCTTGCTACCG GCAATTCGGCTAACCAGGCAATTGAACTACTCATACAGAAAGGAGTTCCAGAGTCCCACattatatttcttaacctcatTTCG GCCCCAGAAGGAATACATTGTGTCAGCAAACGGTTTCCAGCTCTTAAAATTGTCACTTCAGAGATTGATGTAGCATTGAATGAAGAGTTTCGTGTGATACCAGGCATGGGAGAGTTCGGAGATCGTTACTTCGGTACTGATGATTGA